In the genome of Bacteroides mediterraneensis, the window ATTGTCACCAATTTCAGAGTACGTTCAATAACGATTCTAGAAACGCTGGCTTTTGCAAGTCTGGCATTCAGATATTTACGAATTTTGCTGTCTTCCAGCAAAGCGTCACCATAATTCTTGCCACCGTACCAATTAGAATCCCATCCTCTGATAATTCCTAAACGGTTGCTTATCGGATTAACTTTCTGTCCCATCTACTCTTAATTTTTATCATTAGTATTCTTAGCATCAACGAACAAAGTCACATGATTTGAGCGTTTACGAATTCTGTAACCTCTACCCTGCGGAGCCGGTCTCATTCTTTTCAAGGTTGCTCCCCCGTCAACATAAATCTTAGTTACAAACAATTCGCCGTCTTCAGCTTTGCGTTCGTTTTTCTGTTCCCAGTTAGCAATAGCAGAGCGTAACAGTTTTTCCACTCTAGCAGAAGCTTCTTTAGAAGAAAACTTCAAAACACCAAGTGCTCTGTTCACCTCCATACCGCGAATCATGTCAGCCACGAGACGCATTTTACGCGGAGAAGTAGGCACATTTTGCAATTTTGCAAAATACATGGTTTTAAGGGCTTCTTTTCTCTTATCAGCCGATATTTTTTTTCTTGCTCCCATTATTTATTACTTTATTATTTCAAATATGCGTCCTGTTATTATTTTTTCTTGTTACCTGCATGACCACGGAAAGTACGTGTCGGAGCAAATTCCCCCAACTTATGACCAACCATGTTTTCAGTAACGTAAACAGGAATAAATTTGTTTCCGTTATGAACTGCAATTGTATGCCCAACAAAATCAGGCGAAATCATTGAAGCTCTAGCCCATGTCTTAACAACTGACTTCTTGCCGCTCTCATTCATAGCGAGCACCTTGTTTTCCAGTTTTACATTAATATATGGACCTTTTTTTAATGAACGACTCATAAATTACTCAATTAATCAGTTGTTATTACTTTCTTCTTTCTATAATATATTTAGAAGACTGTTTCTTAGGTGCTCTTGTCTTCAAGCCCTTAGCATACAAGCCTGTACGTGATCTCGGGTGACCTCCTGACTGACGTCCTTCACCACCACCCATCGGGTGATCCACAGGGTTCATAACAACACCACGGTTATGAGGACGACGGCCCAACCAACGAGAGCGACCTGCCTTACCAGAAGCTTCCAAAGCGTGGTCAGAATTACCCACACTACCGATAGTAGCTTTACAAGCACTTAAAATCTGTCTTACTTCACCTGAAGGCAATTTGATTACACAATACTTACCCTCACGAGAAGTCAACTGAGCAAAGTTACCAGCCGATCTTACCAAAGCAGCACCCTGTCCCGGACGCAATTCAATGTTGTGAATTACCGTACCTACGGGGATGTTTTCAAGAGGAAGTGCGTTACCAATCTCAGGC includes:
- the rplV gene encoding 50S ribosomal protein L22, which produces MGARKKISADKRKEALKTMYFAKLQNVPTSPRKMRLVADMIRGMEVNRALGVLKFSSKEASARVEKLLRSAIANWEQKNERKAEDGELFVTKIYVDGGATLKRMRPAPQGRGYRIRKRSNHVTLFVDAKNTNDKN
- the rpsS gene encoding 30S ribosomal protein S19, whose amino-acid sequence is MSRSLKKGPYINVKLENKVLAMNESGKKSVVKTWARASMISPDFVGHTIAVHNGNKFIPVYVTENMVGHKLGEFAPTRTFRGHAGNKKK
- the rplB gene encoding 50S ribosomal protein L2; the encoded protein is MAVRKFKPTTPGQRHKIIGTFEEITASVPEKSLVYGKRSTGGRNHVGKMTMRYIGGGHKRKFRIIDFKRNKDGVPAVVKTIEYDPNRSARIALLFYADGEKRYIIAPNGLQVGSTLMSGANAAPEIGNALPLENIPVGTVIHNIELRPGQGAALVRSAGNFAQLTSREGKYCVIKLPSGEVRQILSACKATIGSVGNSDHALEASGKAGRSRWLGRRPHNRGVVMNPVDHPMGGGEGRQSGGHPRSRTGLYAKGLKTRAPKKQSSKYIIERRK